From Glycine soja cultivar W05 chromosome 4, ASM419377v2, whole genome shotgun sequence, the proteins below share one genomic window:
- the LOC114410359 gene encoding uncharacterized protein LOC114410359 produces MDTIEQENMQFLGFLGIYKESYKLIFSWRKIFTQITFTLILPLSFIFLIHIQVSDLLFGKITHDAKDLTETLPGTPQHQKLLDTFSSDWATFFLFKLLYFISLLIFSLLSTSAIVYTVASFYTGKEVTFKKVLSVVPKVWKRLMVTFLCTVVAFFVYNVMAVLVLGIWALTIGVRNGGGAILSVLAILYLVGSVYLTVVWLLASVVTVLEDSYGYEAMMKSKELIKGKMGLSVMIVLKLNFLFFLTQFLFSMVVVNGWKVFGLGSVDRTVFGIVCFLLLSHLFLLMLVIQTVMYFVCKSYHREIVDKSALSYHLEVYECYEPLKAKDVQLDYHV; encoded by the coding sequence ATGGACACAATAGAACAAGAAAACATGCAATTTCTCGGGTTCTTGGGCATCTACAAAGAATCCTACAAGCTCATATTTTCATGGAGGAAGATCTTCACCCAGATCACCTTCACCCTAATCCTCCctctctccttcatcttcctcaTCCACATCCAAGTATCCGATCTCCTCTTCGGGAAAATCACACACGACGCCAAGGACTTAACCGAAACCCTACCCGGCACACCCCAACACCAAAAGCTCCTTGACACATTCTCTTCCGATTGGGccactttctttctcttcaaaCTCCTTTACTTCATTTCCCTACTCATCTTCTCCCTCCTCTCCACCTCCGCAATTGTTTACACCGTCGCTTCCTTCTACACCGGCAAAGAAGTAACCTTCAAGAAGGTCCTAAGCGTTGTCCCTAAGGTATGGAAGAGGCTCATGGTAACATTTTTGTGCACCGTTGTTGCTTTCTTCGTTTACAATGTTATGGCAGTGTTGGTTCTAGGCATATGGGCACTCACAATTGGTGTGAGAAATGGTGGTGGTGCAATTTTGTCGGTCTTAGCGATATTATATCTAGTGGGGTCGGTGTACCTTACCGTGGTGTGGCTATTAGCGAGTGTTGTGACAGTGTTAGAAGACTCTTATGGGTATGAAGCCATGATGAAGAGCAAGGAGTTGATAAAGGGGAAGATGGGTCTGTCCGTGATGATTGTTTTGAAGCTCAACTTCTTGTTCTTTCTAACACAGTTTTTGTTCTCGATGGTGGTGGTGAACGGATGGAAGGTGTTCGGTTTGGGGTCGGTGGACAGAACAGTGTTTGGGATTGTGTGTTTCTTGCTGCTGTCTCATTTGTTCTTGCTGATGCTTGTTATCCAAACTGTGATGTATTTTGTTTGCAAGTCCTACCACCGCGAGATTGTTGACAAGTCTGCTTTGTCATATCACTTGGAAGTGTATGAGTGCTATGAGCCTTTGAAGGCTAAAGATGTTCAACTGGATTACCATGTCTAA
- the LOC114408246 gene encoding probable indole-3-pyruvate monooxygenase YUCCA10, whose amino-acid sequence MNSQAYKSSTQQREENHQSHCITNLKPKHQNQTMEIEVPVVIVGAGPAGLATAACLNKYSIPNVVLERHDCHASLWRKRTYDRLKLHLGKDFCNLPHMPFPLDFPTFVPRVDFLRYLDNYVTRFKISIRYTRNVESASVDEENNGKWRVVVKDTTTNADEVYVADYLVVATGENDEGYVPQIEGLEGFEGEHMHCSQYLNGRHLYGKNVLVVGSGNSGMEIAYDLSTWGANTSIVIRGPVHYFTKEMVFVGMSLLKYFKMEKVDKLMLLMSKLKYGDMSEYGLVRPKDGPFFLKIKGGTTPTIDVGCVSRIKKGEVKVFPAISSIKKDKMVEFEDGQNGQFDVIIFATGYNSTVLKWLKDYRGLFNENGMPKPSFPNHWKGNNGIYCAGFSRRGLDGIAFDAQRIADDIKKTLNARNLPGDEEDNFASLKLLGK is encoded by the exons ATGAATAGCCAGGCTTATAAAAGCAGCACCCAGCAAAGAGAAGAAAACCACCAAAGCCACTGCATTACCAATTTGaaaccaaaacaccaaaacCAAACCATGGAAATTGAAGTTCCTGTTGTGATTGTGGGTGCTGGCCCTGCTGGCTTAGCAACCGCTGCATGCCTTAACAAATATTCCATCCCCAACGTTGTTTTAGAAAGACATGATTGTCATGCATCTCTTTGGAGGAAAAGGACTTATGACCGCTTGAAACTTCACTTAGGCAAAGATTTTTGCAATCTCCCTCATATGCCCTTTCCTCTAGATTTTCCTACCTTTGTCCCTAGGGTTGACTTTTTACGTTACTTGGACAACTATGTCACCCGTTTTAAGATTTCCATCCGGTATACCCGGAATGTGGAATCTGCTTCTGTGGATGAAGAAAACAATGGGAAATGGAGGGTTGTTGTGAAGGACACAACAACAAATGCTGATGAGGTTTATGTGGCAGACTATCTGGTGGTTGCAACTGGGGAGAATGATGAAGGGTATGTGCCCCAGATTGAAGGGCTTGAAGGGTTTGAAGGGGAACACATGCATTGCAGCCAGTACCTGAATGGAAGACACCTGTATGGAAAAAATGTCCTTGTTGTTGGCAGTGGCAACTCTGGCATGGAGATAGCTTATGATCTCTCAACTTGGGGTGCAAATACCTCTATTGTTATTAGGGGCCCT GTTCATTATTTTACCAAAGAAATGGTTTTCGTGGGAATGTCCTTGCTGAAATACTTCAAAATGGAGAAGGTGGACAAGCTTATGTTGCTCATGAGCAAACTGAAGTATGGAGACATGTCCGAGTATGGCTTGGTCAGGCCAAAGGATGGACCCTTCTTTCTGAAGATAAAGGGTGGAACTACCCCTACCATTGATGTGGGTTGCGTTAGTAGGATTAAGAAAGGCGAAGTAAAG GTTTTCCCTGCTATTTCAAGCATCAAAAAGGACAAGATGGTTGAGTTTGAGGATGGACAAAATGGTCAATTTgatgtcatcatctttgctacTGGATACAATAGCACTGTGCTGAAGTGGCTTAAG GATTACAGAGGGCTGTTCAATGAGAATGGAATGCCAAAACCAAGTTTTCCAAATCACTGGAAGGGAAACAACGGTATCTACTGCGCTGGATTTTCAAGAAGGGGATTAGATGGCATTGCTTTTGATGCCCAGCGTATTGCTGATGACATAAAAAAGACTCTGAATGCAAGGAACTTACCCGGTGATGAAGAGGACAATTTTGCTTCCCTCAAACTCTTAGGAAAATAa